The following are encoded together in the Juglans microcarpa x Juglans regia isolate MS1-56 chromosome 2D, Jm3101_v1.0, whole genome shotgun sequence genome:
- the LOC121251029 gene encoding transcription factor MYB87-like, with product MGRAPCCDKDNVKRGPWCPEEDATLKEYLEKHGTGGNWIALPRKAGLKRCGKSCRLRWLNYLRPGIKRGGFTEEDDKIICTLHGSIGSRWSVIASQLPGRTDNDIKNYWNTRLKKTLLPGSSSCPKSENMSNETTNEISHLNLQQFWASIPAAETYDSGNSACFDTNSNALPYTSESNIQNYDSNGLVPDPSLIISRSMQVSGFHTSGSGSDNYSKTSSQDLSGLSTSSTLALENSYGLWSGINGSVKEDGIMHMDFGCESHDDEFLNGFGFQDDTRELAPYLGY from the exons ATGGGAAGAGCTCCATGTTGTGACAAAGATAACGTGAAGAGAGGGCCATGGTGCCCTGAAGAAGATGCCACTTTAAAAGAATACCTCGAGAAACATGGCACCGGTGGAAATTGGATTGCTTTGCCTCGTAAAGCAG GCCTCAAACGGTGCGGTAAGAGTTGCAGGCTCAGATGgctgaattatctcaggccagGCATCAAGCGTGGAGGCTTTACTGAGGAAGACGACAAAATTATCTGCACTCTCCATGGTAGCATTGGAAGCAG GTGGTCTGTTATAGCTTCCCAACTGCCGGGTAGAACCGACAATGATATAAAGAACTACTGGAACACCAGATTGAAGAAAACACTATTGCCAGGAAGTAGTTCATGTCCCAAGAGTGAAAACATGAGCAATGAGACTACAAATGAAATCAGTCATCTCAACTTGCAACAGTTTTGGGCTTCAATTCCAGCAGCTGAAACGTATGATTCTGGAAATTCAGCTTGTTTTGATACAAATTCCAATGCATTGCCATATACATCGGAATCAAACATTCAAAATTATGATTCAAATGGCCTAGTTCCAGACCCATCTCTGATTATTTCAAGGTCTATGCAAGTTTCTGGTTTTCACACAAGTGGGAGTGGAAGTGATAATTACAGTAAAACATCATCTCAGGACTTGTCGGGTCTTTCAACTTCATCTACTTTGGCTTTGGAGAACAGTTACGGATTGTGGTCCGGCATTAATGGAAGCGTTAAAGAGGACGGAATAATGCATATGGATTTTGGTTGTGAGTCCCATGACGATGAATTTCTTAATGGTTTTGGATTTCAGGATGATACTAGAGAACTTGCTCCATATTTAGGTTACT